A single region of the Pararhodospirillum photometricum DSM 122 genome encodes:
- a CDS encoding ABC transporter substrate-binding protein: protein MFRRFSLFTLLTTLATGPVLADQAVFDVVGPFEIKAADPVLSGDIFLKMDVAETLVGADSSGHLIPGLADRWSVSEDRLVWRFHIRPGVLFHDGTPLSAEAAVKALSLARSKGGLLAKAPITAIKAEAEDVVVTLSAPFSSLPAFLAEYRSLIYAPAAYAPEGTVKAVIGTGAFKVTTLEPPGKLEAARFDAYWGGAAKLAQVRYQAASRAETRALMAESGDADLAVALDPASVSRLRQVERVRVESVALPRILILKMNAALPFFDTAEERRALSLAIDRAGLAQGVLRYPAAATQIVSPRPGRLA, encoded by the coding sequence TTGTTCAGGCGATTTTCCCTTTTTACCCTTTTGACGACCCTCGCCACCGGACCGGTTTTGGCCGATCAGGCGGTTTTTGACGTTGTGGGGCCCTTTGAGATCAAGGCCGCCGACCCCGTGCTTTCGGGCGATATTTTCCTGAAAATGGATGTAGCGGAAACGCTGGTCGGCGCCGATTCCTCGGGGCACCTGATCCCGGGGCTCGCCGATCGCTGGAGCGTGAGCGAGGACCGTCTGGTCTGGCGCTTCCACATCCGCCCGGGGGTTCTCTTCCACGACGGCACCCCCTTGAGCGCCGAGGCCGCCGTCAAGGCCCTGTCCCTGGCCCGCAGCAAGGGCGGGCTACTGGCCAAGGCCCCGATCACCGCGATCAAGGCAGAGGCCGAGGATGTTGTTGTCACCCTCTCCGCCCCCTTTTCCTCGCTGCCCGCCTTTCTCGCCGAATACCGCAGCTTGATCTATGCCCCGGCGGCCTATGCCCCGGAGGGGACGGTGAAGGCGGTGATCGGCACCGGGGCGTTCAAGGTCACGACCCTGGAGCCGCCGGGCAAGTTGGAGGCCGCGCGTTTCGACGCCTATTGGGGGGGCGCGGCCAAGCTGGCTCAGGTGCGCTATCAGGCGGCATCCCGGGCCGAGACCCGGGCCTTGATGGCCGAAAGTGGGGATGCGGATCTGGCGGTCGCCCTCGATCCGGCCTCGGTCTCGCGGCTGCGTCAGGTCGAGCGGGTCCGGGTGGAATCGGTCGCCCTGCCGCGCATCCTGATCTTGAAGATGAACGCCGCCTTGCCGTTTTTCGACACCGCCGAGGAGCGCCGCGCCCTGTCGCTGGCCATCGACCGTGCCGGTTTGGCGCAAGGTGTGTTGCGCTATCCGGCGGCGGCCACCCAGATCGTTTCCCCCCGCCCTGGCCGGCTGGCATGA